The following proteins are co-located in the Oceanimonas sp. GK1 genome:
- a CDS encoding YraN family protein — protein sequence MATGFPSNSKPGHNKRAHGALYERRAEDYLRTQGLLPVARNYQCKLGEIDLIMRQGKTLVFVEVRYRQNRRFGGAAVSVTTTKQQRLRRAALSYLHMKGLNEAHQPCRFDLVACDGDQLNWIPNAF from the coding sequence ATGGCGACTGGCTTTCCATCGAACAGCAAACCGGGCCACAATAAACGCGCCCATGGCGCCCTGTATGAACGCCGGGCCGAAGACTACCTGCGCACTCAGGGATTGCTGCCGGTGGCCCGTAACTACCAGTGCAAACTGGGCGAAATTGACCTCATCATGCGCCAGGGAAAAACCCTGGTGTTTGTGGAGGTGCGTTATCGCCAGAATCGCCGCTTCGGCGGGGCCGCCGTGTCGGTAACCACCACCAAACAGCAGCGCCTGCGCCGTGCCGCCCTCAGCTATCTGCACATGAAGGGGCTGAACGAAGCACATCAGCCCTGCCGTTTCGATCTGGTTGCCTGCGACGGCGACCAGCTCAACTGGATACCCAACGCCTTTTAA
- a CDS encoding penicillin-binding protein activator: MQPAVTPEPAPDMFSPLDRAAEQYSAQAEVASGDDAFAWRVLAIRAQLQQGNTADARARLNNLRNAASLSQQPVLTLLDAAVLLTEQQPGAGLQRLQSIDAQALAPSARAYLWLLQANLYEQQQQPLEAALALIARHELLSGPAQGNNRERIHRLLSAVPAANLRQAQSEQYSAEANGWFRLMAILNATGQPEAQRNWQLQSWSNSYPEHPGRAYLPDTQAVAQQQDFNPSHIAVLLPLSGRLAEQGEAIRNGILSAGQGQSARVSFFDTQGTEMGALYLQVMQAGADFILGPLLKENVDALLKQDPAIPVLALNQPAYQPELAGFYYFSLSPEGEAADAARRIWDDGHQQPLVFAPANELGRRVAAEFNRQWQAQSGRPAILAYFSNQAGIEADVRRALSSRPAAAGPGLPVNGGTPLGAVPEARAPDSVFMVSNAAETRFILPYFDFVRDSRAGRLPTYVISRSYIPAGEAPMGELAGLRLADMPWMFDGSPQLKEEVLALWPDASSAWLRLFALGYDARAVVMQLPALRQGAPAVPGLTGELTVSPAGVVQRRLEWREYVNGDWLSIEQQTGPQ; encoded by the coding sequence ATGCAGCCCGCCGTCACGCCCGAGCCGGCACCGGACATGTTCAGTCCCCTTGACCGCGCAGCCGAGCAGTATTCGGCCCAGGCCGAGGTCGCCAGCGGAGACGACGCCTTTGCCTGGCGAGTACTGGCCATCCGCGCCCAGCTGCAGCAGGGCAACACCGCCGACGCCAGAGCCCGGCTCAACAACCTGCGCAATGCCGCCTCCCTGTCCCAACAGCCGGTGCTCACTCTGCTCGACGCCGCCGTGCTGCTGACGGAGCAGCAACCGGGAGCCGGTCTGCAGCGGCTGCAGAGCATCGACGCTCAAGCCCTTGCCCCCTCCGCCCGGGCCTACCTGTGGCTGTTGCAGGCCAACCTGTACGAGCAACAGCAACAGCCGCTGGAAGCCGCCCTGGCCCTGATTGCCCGCCATGAGCTGCTTTCCGGCCCCGCCCAGGGCAACAACCGCGAGCGCATTCACCGGCTGCTGAGCGCGGTGCCCGCCGCCAACCTGCGCCAGGCCCAGAGCGAGCAATATTCCGCCGAGGCCAATGGCTGGTTCCGGCTGATGGCCATCCTCAACGCCACCGGGCAGCCCGAGGCCCAGCGCAACTGGCAGTTGCAGTCCTGGAGCAACAGCTATCCGGAGCACCCGGGCCGGGCCTACCTGCCCGACACTCAGGCGGTGGCGCAGCAACAAGACTTCAACCCGAGTCACATCGCCGTCCTGCTGCCCCTGTCCGGCCGCCTGGCCGAGCAGGGCGAAGCCATTCGCAACGGCATTCTCAGCGCCGGTCAGGGCCAGTCTGCCCGGGTCAGCTTTTTTGACACTCAGGGGACCGAGATGGGTGCCCTTTACCTGCAGGTGATGCAGGCCGGCGCCGACTTTATTCTGGGGCCCCTGCTCAAGGAAAACGTGGACGCCCTGCTCAAGCAGGACCCGGCCATTCCGGTGCTGGCTCTGAACCAGCCCGCCTATCAACCGGAGCTGGCCGGCTTCTATTATTTTTCCCTGTCCCCCGAGGGCGAGGCCGCCGACGCCGCCCGCCGCATCTGGGACGACGGCCACCAGCAGCCGCTGGTGTTCGCGCCGGCCAACGAGCTGGGTCGCCGGGTGGCAGCGGAGTTCAACCGTCAGTGGCAGGCCCAGAGCGGCCGCCCCGCCATCCTGGCCTATTTCAGCAACCAGGCCGGCATCGAGGCCGACGTGCGCCGGGCCCTGAGCAGCCGCCCCGCCGCTGCCGGCCCGGGGCTGCCAGTGAATGGCGGCACCCCCTTGGGCGCGGTGCCGGAAGCCCGCGCACCGGACTCGGTGTTTATGGTCTCCAACGCCGCCGAAACCCGCTTTATTCTGCCCTATTTCGACTTTGTGCGGGACAGCCGGGCCGGCCGCCTGCCCACCTATGTGATCTCCCGCAGCTACATTCCCGCCGGCGAAGCCCCCATGGGAGAGCTGGCCGGATTACGGCTGGCGGACATGCCCTGGATGTTTGACGGCTCGCCCCAGCTGAAGGAGGAGGTGCTGGCCCTCTGGCCCGATGCCAGCTCCGCCTGGCTGCGGCTGTTTGCCCTGGGCTATGACGCCAGGGCCGTGGTGATGCAACTGCCGGCGCTGCGCCAGGGGGCGCCGGCGGTGCCGGGACTGACCGGCGAGCTGACGGTATCGCCCGCGGGCGTGGTACAGCGCCGCCTGGAATGGAGGGAATACGTCAATGGCGACTGGCTTTCCATCGAACAGCAAACCGGGCCACAATAA
- the rsmI gene encoding 16S rRNA (cytidine(1402)-2'-O)-methyltransferase — MNQAAALYIVPTPIGNLGDISQRALDTLRQVDVIACEDTRHTGKLLSHYQIGTPTWALHDHNEQHKAEQLVNRLLDGKSIALVSDAGTPLISDPGYHLVNRCREAGIQVVALPGPCAAVTALSAAGLPTDRFVFEGFLPAKDKARHDKLESLKDEPRTMVFYESPRRLLDTVAALVEVMGEERRLVVARELTKAFETIHGLPAGEMLDWLKEDANRCRGEIVLMVAGHKADADALPVPALKTLALLSADLGLKKASALTAEIHGLKKNALYKYGLEAGL; from the coding sequence ATGAACCAGGCCGCCGCCCTTTACATTGTGCCCACCCCCATCGGAAACCTGGGTGACATCAGCCAGCGTGCGCTGGATACCCTGCGCCAGGTGGATGTGATTGCCTGCGAGGACACCCGCCATACCGGCAAACTGCTGTCCCATTATCAGATTGGCACCCCTACCTGGGCGCTGCACGACCATAACGAGCAGCACAAGGCGGAGCAGCTGGTGAACCGGTTGCTGGACGGTAAGAGCATCGCCTTGGTGTCGGATGCGGGCACGCCGCTGATCAGCGACCCCGGTTATCACCTGGTCAACCGCTGTCGCGAGGCTGGCATTCAGGTGGTGGCGCTGCCCGGCCCCTGTGCCGCGGTCACCGCGCTGTCGGCGGCCGGCCTGCCCACGGATCGTTTTGTGTTCGAAGGCTTTTTGCCCGCCAAGGACAAGGCCCGTCACGACAAGCTGGAAAGCCTGAAGGACGAGCCCAGAACCATGGTGTTTTACGAATCCCCCCGGCGTCTGCTGGATACAGTGGCGGCGCTGGTTGAAGTGATGGGCGAAGAGCGCCGGCTGGTGGTGGCCCGGGAGCTGACCAAGGCCTTTGAAACCATTCACGGCCTGCCGGCAGGCGAGATGCTCGACTGGCTGAAGGAAGACGCCAACCGCTGCCGGGGCGAAATTGTGCTGATGGTGGCCGGACACAAGGCGGACGCCGATGCCCTGCCGGTGCCGGCGCTGAAAACCCTGGCCCTGCTCAGCGCCGATCTGGGGCTGAAAAAGGCCTCGGCCCTGACTGCCGAGATCCACGGCTTGAAGAAGAACGCCCTGTACAAATACGGGCTGGAAGCCGGCTTATAA
- a CDS encoding methyl-accepting chemotaxis protein, protein MKIAHKVGWAAAAVLFLTTGVLSVLQATQMRAALMAQTRAGIMETSDTLARQITGWLNGKLQLIDLTAQQLDRRFDNGEINAAFTDPVLVEQFDSMFGGLESTGGRAITNDASWNPPADWDARQRPWYDQARLAPRAVLTEPYVIASSGELMISAVTKFTQQGEFRGAFGGDIHLGVISDALNTLDFNQAGYAFLLSGKGNIISHPDAALNGQPLSTLFNGKTPALEATLTEISGNEADLLVSFTPLNGLSGMDWYIGVVLDRDTVMSEVDNLNRRAAIGTFIGVALSLLLLGFLVRHLLRPLVQLHQSLKEINQGEGDLTRRLPARGNDEITQVEQEFNGLLQHLQTLIGEVKGSSQQVKASASHTTREAEQAAGRLQEQLRELDQLATAMQEMTVTAEDVARHAQHAAQAATDASRETEDGVSVVSSSTSAIRRLAEDMDETSLAINELSQLSGQIESILSVITGIAEQTNLLALNAAIEAARAGESGRGFAVVADEVRSLASRTQASTQEIRQMIERLQQGVSLAESRIHRSRDAASRTAEEAGAANALLTRIREAMTRIDDMNLQIVTAAEQQSATSEEINRNTTNIRDHGQAVADGARHQVAQCAIMEQQVEQQELRLGQFRV, encoded by the coding sequence ATGAAGATTGCCCACAAGGTCGGCTGGGCGGCGGCGGCCGTGCTGTTTTTAACCACAGGGGTGCTGTCGGTACTGCAGGCCACCCAGATGCGCGCCGCCCTGATGGCGCAAACCCGGGCCGGCATCATGGAAACCAGCGACACCCTGGCCCGCCAGATCACCGGCTGGCTCAACGGCAAGCTGCAGCTGATCGATCTCACCGCCCAGCAGCTGGATCGCCGGTTTGACAACGGCGAGATCAATGCCGCCTTTACCGATCCTGTGCTGGTGGAACAGTTCGACTCCATGTTCGGCGGACTGGAGAGCACCGGCGGACGGGCCATTACCAACGACGCCAGTTGGAACCCGCCGGCCGACTGGGATGCCCGCCAGCGTCCCTGGTATGACCAGGCCCGGCTGGCCCCGCGAGCGGTGCTGACCGAGCCCTATGTGATCGCCAGCAGCGGCGAGCTGATGATCTCCGCCGTAACCAAATTCACTCAGCAGGGGGAATTCCGCGGCGCCTTTGGCGGCGACATTCACCTTGGCGTGATTTCCGACGCCCTCAATACCCTCGACTTCAACCAGGCAGGCTATGCCTTTCTGCTGAGCGGCAAGGGCAATATCATTTCCCATCCCGATGCCGCCCTTAACGGCCAGCCGCTGAGCACCTTGTTTAACGGCAAAACCCCGGCCCTGGAAGCCACCCTGACCGAGATAAGCGGTAACGAGGCCGACCTGCTGGTGTCCTTTACGCCCCTGAACGGCCTCAGCGGCATGGACTGGTATATCGGCGTGGTACTGGATCGGGATACTGTGATGAGCGAGGTTGACAACCTTAACCGCCGGGCAGCAATAGGTACCTTTATCGGTGTGGCCCTTAGCCTGCTGCTGTTGGGCTTTCTGGTGCGTCATCTGCTGCGCCCGCTGGTGCAGTTGCACCAGTCACTGAAGGAGATCAACCAGGGCGAAGGGGATCTGACCCGGCGGCTGCCGGCCCGGGGAAATGACGAAATCACTCAGGTAGAGCAGGAATTCAACGGCCTGCTGCAGCACTTACAAACCCTGATCGGCGAGGTCAAGGGCAGTTCGCAGCAGGTAAAAGCCAGCGCCAGCCATACCACTCGGGAAGCCGAGCAGGCCGCCGGCCGGCTGCAGGAGCAATTACGGGAGTTGGATCAGCTGGCCACCGCCATGCAGGAAATGACGGTCACGGCCGAAGACGTGGCCCGCCACGCCCAGCACGCGGCCCAGGCGGCCACCGACGCCAGCCGGGAAACCGAAGACGGCGTGAGCGTGGTGTCATCGTCCACCAGCGCCATTCGCCGGCTGGCCGAGGACATGGACGAAACCAGCCTGGCCATCAACGAGCTGAGCCAGCTCAGCGGCCAGATAGAATCCATTCTGTCGGTGATCACCGGCATTGCCGAGCAGACCAACCTGCTGGCGCTCAATGCCGCCATCGAGGCGGCCCGGGCCGGTGAGTCGGGCCGGGGCTTTGCGGTGGTGGCCGACGAAGTGCGCTCCCTGGCCTCGCGCACCCAGGCGTCCACTCAGGAAATTCGCCAGATGATTGAGCGCCTGCAGCAGGGCGTGAGCCTGGCCGAGTCGCGCATACACCGAAGCCGTGACGCCGCCAGCCGCACCGCGGAAGAAGCGGGCGCCGCCAACGCGCTACTGACCCGCATTCGTGAGGCCATGACGCGTATCGACGACATGAACCTGCAGATCGTGACCGCCGCCGAGCAGCAAAGCGCCACCAGCGAGGAGATCAACCGCAACACCACCAACATTCGTGATCACGGCCAGGCAGTGGCGGATGGCGCCCGCCATCAGGTGGCACAGTGTGCCATCATGGAGCAACAGGTGGAACAGCAGGAACTGCGGCTGGGGCAATTCAGAGTTTAA
- the mraZ gene encoding division/cell wall cluster transcriptional repressor MraZ, giving the protein MLRGAHAISLDSKGRLAIPTRYREPLRDECDGLLVCTIDISHPCLLLYPLNEWELVEKTLRSLSSTHPQERRLQRLLLGHAAECELDGNGRFLVPAPLRLHAGLDKKIMLVGQLNRFEIWSEPRWQQQINDDLQALPEEGWDSSERLRDFSL; this is encoded by the coding sequence ATGTTGCGCGGTGCCCATGCCATCAGCCTGGACAGCAAGGGGCGGCTGGCCATACCAACCCGATATCGTGAGCCGTTGCGTGATGAATGCGATGGCTTGCTGGTATGCACTATCGACATCAGCCACCCCTGTCTGTTGCTTTACCCGCTGAACGAGTGGGAGCTGGTAGAGAAAACCCTGCGCAGCCTGTCGAGTACTCATCCCCAGGAGCGGCGCCTGCAGCGGCTGTTACTGGGGCATGCCGCCGAGTGTGAACTGGATGGCAACGGCCGTTTTCTGGTGCCGGCGCCCCTTCGGTTGCACGCGGGGCTGGATAAAAAAATCATGCTGGTAGGGCAGCTTAATCGTTTCGAAATCTGGAGCGAGCCCCGCTGGCAACAACAAATAAACGATGATTTGCAGGCGCTTCCCGAGGAAGGCTGGGACTCATCGGAACGATTGCGGGACTTTTCGCTATAA
- the rsmH gene encoding 16S rRNA (cytosine(1402)-N(4))-methyltransferase RsmH encodes MSEQQAHITVLLEEAVAGLNIRPDGIYVDGTFGRGGHSRHILSKLGPNGRLLAIDRDPAAIAVAEQIHDSRFQILHGPFSGLAAMMEAEGLTGKVDGVLLDLGVSSPQLDEAERGFSFQKDGPLDMRMDPGSGQSAADWLNHADMDDIAWVLKTFGEERHARKIARAIVHDRQTTPWSRTRQLAEMIARVNPSKEKNKHAATRSFQAIRIYINSELDEIEQALNGALTVLAPGGRLSVISFHSLEDRLVKHFIRKQEKGPEVPPGLPLTEAQLAGGRLLKSVGKAQKPSPEEVAANPRARSSVLRVAERLETSA; translated from the coding sequence ATGAGTGAACAACAGGCACACATTACCGTTCTGCTGGAAGAAGCAGTGGCCGGTCTGAATATTCGTCCCGACGGCATCTATGTCGACGGCACCTTTGGCCGGGGCGGCCACTCGCGCCATATTCTGTCGAAACTGGGCCCGAATGGCCGCTTGCTGGCCATCGACCGGGATCCGGCGGCCATTGCCGTCGCCGAGCAAATTCATGACTCCCGTTTTCAAATACTGCACGGCCCTTTTTCCGGTCTGGCCGCCATGATGGAGGCCGAGGGCCTGACCGGCAAGGTGGACGGCGTGCTGCTCGACCTGGGGGTGTCTTCGCCCCAGCTGGATGAAGCCGAGCGGGGGTTCAGCTTTCAGAAGGACGGCCCCCTCGACATGCGCATGGATCCCGGCAGCGGCCAGAGTGCCGCCGACTGGCTCAACCATGCCGATATGGACGACATCGCCTGGGTGCTGAAAACCTTTGGCGAAGAGCGCCATGCCCGCAAGATTGCCCGGGCCATCGTACACGACCGGCAGACTACGCCCTGGAGCCGAACCCGCCAGCTGGCGGAGATGATCGCCCGGGTCAACCCCAGCAAGGAAAAGAACAAGCACGCCGCCACCCGCAGCTTTCAGGCCATTCGCATCTACATCAACAGCGAGCTGGACGAGATCGAGCAGGCACTGAATGGCGCCCTGACGGTGCTGGCCCCCGGCGGCCGGTTGTCGGTCATCAGTTTCCATTCCCTGGAGGACCGTCTGGTCAAACATTTCATTCGCAAGCAGGAAAAAGGCCCTGAAGTGCCGCCCGGACTGCCCCTGACCGAGGCCCAGCTGGCCGGTGGCCGGCTGCTGAAAAGCGTGGGCAAGGCGCAAAAGCCGTCGCCCGAGGAAGTGGCCGCCAACCCGCGGGCGCGCAGCTCGGTGCTGCGGGTGGCCGAGCGGCTGGAGACCTCGGCGTAA
- the ftsL gene encoding cell division protein FtsL yields the protein MESRINLAREIGRDLWRYKWLLGLAMITVVSAMTVIVVTHSTRQKTSEYNELMAEQDKLDIEWRNLLLEQNTLMEHSRIEALAREKLGMKRPEPGKEKLVMQP from the coding sequence ATGGAAAGCCGCATCAACCTGGCCCGGGAAATCGGGCGGGATCTGTGGCGTTACAAATGGCTGCTGGGGCTGGCCATGATCACCGTGGTGTCGGCCATGACGGTGATCGTGGTGACCCACAGTACCCGTCAAAAAACCAGTGAATACAACGAGCTGATGGCCGAGCAGGACAAGCTCGACATCGAATGGCGCAACCTGCTGCTGGAGCAGAACACCCTGATGGAGCACAGCCGCATCGAGGCCCTGGCCCGGGAAAAACTGGGCATGAAGCGGCCCGAGCCGGGCAAGGAAAAACTGGTGATGCAACCATGA
- a CDS encoding peptidoglycan glycosyltransferase FtsI: MSWRKKQKKEPMLARGRFYFTCGVILLAFFALFARAAWIQVISPDRLRQEGDLRSLRSTAVSNASRGMIMDRNGEELAVSVPVQAVWADPKQIHAEQSLNKQQAWQALAEVLGVPHDTLLARVQDPKRRFVYLQRQVTPAVADYIRKLRLPGVHLRPEERRFYPTGEINAHLVGMTNIDGAGIEGIERAFNDWLTAQPGERKVRKDRLGRVIEDLGVVAQAREANHIELTIDQRVQALAYRSLKRAFEYHRATSASLVMLDVKTGEVLAMVNAPSFNPNNRSQYQSFRARNRAVTDTYEPGSTLKPMIVVSALENGVVQADSIIDTSPGWMRLGGKRVADTRNLGKITVETVLQRSSNMGMVRMAMEETPDQLLDTLYRFGLGIDSGMGLVGESTGLVPQRRRWSDIEQATLSFGYGVTVTPLQLAQAYAILANGGERHPLTIIKRNQPASGEQVIPRRHAEAVLNMLESVVRPGGTATNAAIAGYRVGGKTGTSRKAIAGGYGSDYVGLFAGVAPLSDPRLAMVVVINEPQGDQYYGGQVAAPVFAEVMSGALQLLNIRPDAATEEQFQLAGQEAAVVPHT; this comes from the coding sequence ATGAGCTGGCGCAAAAAACAGAAAAAGGAGCCGATGCTGGCCCGCGGGCGGTTTTATTTTACCTGCGGCGTGATCCTGCTGGCCTTTTTTGCGTTGTTCGCCCGGGCCGCCTGGATCCAGGTGATCTCGCCGGATCGGCTGCGTCAGGAGGGGGATCTGCGCTCCCTGCGCTCCACGGCGGTCAGTAATGCTTCACGGGGCATGATCATGGATCGCAACGGCGAAGAGCTGGCGGTGTCGGTGCCGGTGCAGGCGGTGTGGGCGGATCCCAAGCAGATCCATGCCGAACAGAGCCTTAACAAGCAGCAGGCCTGGCAGGCGCTGGCGGAAGTGCTGGGCGTGCCCCACGACACCCTGCTGGCCCGCGTGCAGGACCCCAAGCGCCGCTTTGTGTATCTGCAGCGCCAGGTCACCCCGGCGGTGGCCGACTACATTCGCAAGCTGCGCCTGCCCGGGGTGCACCTGCGTCCGGAAGAGCGGCGCTTTTATCCCACCGGCGAGATCAACGCCCACCTGGTGGGCATGACCAATATCGACGGCGCCGGCATCGAGGGCATAGAGCGGGCCTTCAACGACTGGCTTACCGCCCAGCCCGGTGAACGCAAGGTACGCAAGGATCGCCTGGGCCGAGTGATTGAGGATCTGGGGGTGGTGGCACAAGCCCGGGAAGCGAACCACATCGAACTGACCATCGACCAGCGGGTGCAGGCCCTGGCCTACCGCTCCCTCAAACGCGCCTTTGAATACCACAGGGCCACCTCGGCCTCGCTGGTGATGCTGGATGTAAAAACCGGTGAGGTGCTGGCCATGGTCAACGCGCCTTCGTTCAACCCCAACAACCGCAGCCAGTACCAGAGCTTTCGCGCCCGCAACCGGGCGGTGACCGACACCTATGAGCCGGGCTCCACCCTCAAGCCGATGATAGTGGTTAGCGCCCTGGAAAACGGCGTGGTGCAAGCCGACTCCATCATCGACACCAGCCCGGGCTGGATGCGGCTGGGGGGCAAACGGGTGGCGGATACCCGCAACCTGGGCAAAATCACCGTGGAAACCGTGCTGCAGCGCTCGTCCAACATGGGCATGGTGCGCATGGCGATGGAAGAAACCCCGGATCAGCTGCTCGACACCCTGTATCGCTTTGGCCTGGGCATCGACTCGGGCATGGGGCTGGTGGGCGAGAGTACCGGCCTGGTGCCCCAGCGCCGGCGCTGGTCCGACATCGAGCAGGCCACGTTGTCGTTTGGCTACGGCGTGACCGTCACCCCACTGCAGCTGGCCCAGGCCTATGCCATTCTGGCCAACGGCGGCGAGCGCCATCCGCTGACCATCATCAAACGCAATCAGCCCGCCAGCGGCGAGCAGGTGATCCCCCGCCGCCATGCCGAGGCGGTACTGAACATGCTGGAAAGCGTGGTACGCCCCGGCGGCACCGCCACCAACGCCGCCATTGCCGGCTACCGGGTGGGCGGCAAGACCGGCACCTCGCGCAAGGCCATCGCCGGCGGTTACGGCAGCGATTACGTGGGCCTCTTTGCCGGCGTGGCGCCGCTCAGCGATCCGCGCCTGGCCATGGTGGTGGTGATCAACGAACCCCAGGGCGATCAGTATTACGGCGGTCAGGTGGCGGCCCCGGTGTTTGCCGAGGTGATGAGTGGTGCCCTGCAACTGCTCAACATTCGCCCCGATGCGGCCACCGAAGAACAATTCCAGCTGGCAGGACAGGAGGCAGCCGTTGTCCCTCACACTTAG
- the murE gene encoding UDP-N-acetylmuramoyl-L-alanyl-D-glutamate--2,6-diaminopimelate ligase has translation MSLTLRELAIPLGHAAPAIAIEHITLDSRAVTPGCLFIAVKGHQTDGRQFIGSALERGASAVIYQADTPEAAGLDAQDHRLLGVYRLPEQLSRLAGAFYGDPSRQLQLVGVTGTNGKSTVSQLIAHWSQLLGTTTGVMGTLGNGLCGRLRPAVNTTGSALEVQAELAAMLDAGARRVAMEVSSHGLHQHRVAALDFDVAVFTNLSRDHLDYHGTMAEYGEVKRGLFELCRQGRVINADDVHGRRWLAHYPDAVAYSLHGRMADFPGRQLVAETVHFYGDGVKVTINSDWGNGVLSAPLIGRFNVANLLAAMGALLVLGESFERLLETAPKLVGVAGRMEPFTAPGKPLVVVDYAHTPDALEQVLQALRLHCRGRLWCLVGCGGDRDRGKRPLMAAAGENGADELILTDDNPRTESPAAIISDMQAGLSAPNTARVIHSRAEAIAYAVGAANEQDIILVAGKGHEDYQIVGTQTLHYSDRETVAAALAAALGADR, from the coding sequence TTGTCCCTCACACTTAGAGAGCTGGCGATTCCCCTGGGCCACGCGGCCCCGGCCATCGCCATTGAGCACATCACCCTCGACAGCCGGGCGGTCACCCCCGGCTGCCTGTTTATTGCCGTTAAAGGCCATCAGACCGACGGTCGTCAGTTTATCGGCAGTGCCCTGGAGCGGGGTGCTTCGGCGGTGATCTATCAGGCCGACACCCCCGAAGCGGCCGGCCTGGATGCCCAGGACCACCGCCTGCTGGGCGTGTACCGGCTGCCGGAGCAGCTGTCGCGGCTGGCCGGTGCCTTTTATGGCGACCCGTCGCGGCAACTGCAACTGGTGGGGGTGACCGGTACCAACGGCAAAAGCACCGTCTCCCAGCTGATCGCCCACTGGAGCCAGTTGCTGGGCACCACCACCGGCGTGATGGGTACCCTGGGCAACGGCTTGTGCGGCCGGCTTCGGCCTGCCGTCAACACCACCGGCTCGGCGCTGGAGGTGCAGGCCGAGCTGGCGGCCATGCTCGACGCCGGTGCGCGCAGAGTGGCGATGGAGGTGTCTTCCCACGGCCTGCATCAGCACCGAGTGGCCGCGCTGGATTTTGACGTAGCGGTGTTCACCAACCTGAGCCGGGATCATCTGGATTACCACGGCACCATGGCGGAATACGGTGAGGTCAAGCGCGGCCTGTTCGAACTGTGCCGCCAGGGCCGGGTGATCAACGCCGATGACGTTCACGGCCGGCGCTGGCTGGCTCATTACCCCGACGCCGTGGCCTACAGCCTGCACGGCCGAATGGCGGATTTTCCCGGCCGCCAGCTGGTGGCGGAAACGGTGCATTTTTATGGTGACGGGGTGAAAGTGACCATTAACTCCGACTGGGGGAATGGTGTATTATCCGCCCCCCTGATCGGCCGTTTCAATGTCGCCAATCTGCTGGCGGCCATGGGGGCGTTATTGGTGCTTGGTGAGTCCTTCGAGCGACTGCTGGAAACCGCCCCCAAACTGGTGGGGGTGGCCGGGCGCATGGAGCCCTTTACCGCCCCCGGCAAGCCGCTGGTGGTGGTGGACTATGCCCACACCCCGGATGCCCTGGAGCAGGTGCTACAGGCGCTGCGTCTGCACTGCCGGGGCCGGCTGTGGTGCCTGGTGGGCTGCGGCGGCGATCGGGACAGGGGCAAGCGGCCGCTGATGGCGGCGGCGGGGGAAAATGGCGCCGACGAGCTGATCCTGACCGACGACAACCCCCGCACCGAGTCACCGGCGGCCATTATCTCCGATATGCAGGCCGGACTCAGTGCACCGAATACCGCCAGGGTGATTCACTCCCGGGCCGAGGCCATTGCCTATGCCGTGGGCGCAGCGAACGAGCAGGACATTATTTTGGTAGCAGGCAAGGGCCATGAGGATTATCAGATAGTGGGTACACAGACCTTACATTACAGCGATCGGGAAACCGTGGCCGCCGCGCTGGCCGCCGCGCTGGGAGCAGACCGGTGA